From Scatophagus argus isolate fScaArg1 chromosome 2, fScaArg1.pri, whole genome shotgun sequence, a single genomic window includes:
- the LOC124070536 gene encoding TBC1 domain family member 24-like isoform X5, which produces MITISESDNWEISSCSGMKYGQFVDWEKIDPEPAKRYQQILKSNHQQMKVMGREGFWSMPHTLRAKAYYHIIHSINSSGIVSPDRDVYYEVAKKLFGEQKISTHPVPEYMEAGEIPRYCLNKAGLNSVKKILLCLGKYFPNMNFCPILPALVSLILHFSEDEAECFYSMSRLICYNDPNKRYIDQTFLTYRASCMTFGDLANRCCRGIRKLIASSHQNLFEFYSDWIMWIFADLPFTYAIRVLDVYLLEGYKVLYRVALALLSLYKVSVSSRVADVEDFRTDMKSFVQNVARHCTVENLLERAFMIPMATRRELNLLFNANKDSLMQKGVSIHQKRQVVEMVDFNNFTSDVVTGTGMRVIWAWIPERFALFSPIRLFNTAEHEKSLTSFYSQVEGHEPVVLIIKTVDEEVFGAFLSTDVIERKKHDSERLTYFGTGECFVFTLRPNMERYQQAMVNIMTRRAHPQQVRVSNNAFSEVSNSDCSTITSTSASTLTCPSGTPQDPSYLTIPFTAPSQEPMTAKEPKRPKEQEASMFIACSDSQLIIGGDGGHALCLQGDLVGGFSGPCDTFKSIPLCKGSFKIQALEVWGIQNCISFSHSFPSQ; this is translated from the exons ATTCTGGTCCATGCCCCACACACTAAGGGCAAAGGCTTACTATCACATCATCCACAGCATCAATTCCAG TGGGATTGTCAGTCCAGATAGAGATGTGTACTACGAAGTGGCCAAGAAGCTCTTTGGAGAACAGAAAATCAGCACCCATCCAGTTCCAGAATACATGGAGGCAGGAGAAATACCCAG ATACTGTCTCAACAAAGCAGGCCTGAACTCTGTGAAAAAGATTCTTCTTTGCCTTGGCAAATACTTCCCGAACATGAACTTCTGCCCCATCCTGCCTGCATTGGTCTCCCTAATCCTCCACTTCAGCGAGGATGAGGCTGAATGTTTCTACAGCATGTCCAGACTTATCTGCTACAATGACCCCAATAAGCGTTACATCGACCAGACCTTCCTCACCTACCGTGCCTCCTGTATGACCTTTGGAGACCTTGCTAACCGGTGTTGCAGAGGCATCCGTAAGCTGATTGCCAGCTCTCATCAGAACCTCTTTGAGTTTTACTCTGACTGGATCATGTGGATATTTGCTGACCTTCCGTTCACATATGCCATCAGAGTGCTGGATGTCTACTTACTGGAGGGCTACAAGGTCCTCTACAG GGTGGCGTTGGCTTTGCTCAGTCTCTACAAAGTATCTGTGTCATCTCGAGTGGCTGATGTAGAGGACTTCAGGACGGATATGAAGAGTTTTGTGCAGAATGTAGCTCGCCACTGCACCGTTGAGAATCTTCTGGAAAGGGCCTTCATGATTCCTATGGCCACACGGAGGGAGCTCAACCTCCTGTTCAATGCTAATAAGGACTCCCTCATGCAAAAAGGTGTCAGCATACACCAGAAAAG GCAGGTGGTTGAGATGGTGGACTTTAACAACTTCACATCTGATGTTGTGACAGGCACTGGGATGAGAGTCATCTGGGCCTGGATACCTGAGCGCTTTGCCCTTTTCAGCCCCATTAGACTGTTTAATACAGCTGAACATGAAAAAAGTCTTACCTC ATTCTATTCACAAGTGGAGGGACATGAACCAGTGGTTTTGATAATCAAAACTGTGGATGAAGAG GTTTTTGGTGCCTTCCTGTCAACAGATgtgattgaaagaaaaaagcacGACTCTGAGCGACTGACATATTTTGGAACTGgggaatgttttgtttttacg CTTCGTCCCAACATGGAGCGCTATCAGCAGGCTATGGTCAACATAATGACCAGAAGAGCTCACCCTCAGCAGGTGCGAGTGAGCAACAATGCCTTCTCTGAGGTATCCAATAGTGACTGCTCCACCATTACCTCCACCTCAGCCTCAACTCTAACCTGCCCTTCTGGAACCCCCCAGGACCCCAGTTATCTGACGATCCCTTTCACTGCCCCATCACAGGAACCCATGACTGCAAAAGAGCCGAAGAGACCCAAGGAACAAGAAGCCTCTATGTTCATAGCATGCAGTGACAGTCAGCTCATTATTG GTGGTGATGGGGGCCATGCACTCTGCCTGCAGGGAGACCTAGTGGGAGGATTCTCAGGGCCTTGTGACACATTCAAGAGCATCCCACTCTGCAAGGGATCTTTCAAGATCCAGGCCCTGGAAGTGTGGGGCATCCAGaactgtatttctttttctcacagttttccTTCTCAGTAG
- the LOC124070562 gene encoding zinc finger protein 501-like, protein MGPDTASVPKTESSEESPGEVIVKVISESDSNDASTTADPGSSKRLEGNVSDKCYPCSICGKVFDRPSKLERHKPVHTRKPKTLHQCQHCDKSFTQQEKLIRHQNCHNRTNKHPCPDCGKVFNRPSKLERHKRTHSKKPKVPHQCSYCMKTFSKLNKLVRHKRMHTGEKPFTCSVCGKGFSESGHCKAHEKTHEDQPEKPHCCANCGMCFFKASELRRHFRSHTGEKPFRCTLCESCFSRSEGLKRHMRSHTGERPYKCIICGKGFYSRQDLNIHGLTHSGEKPHLCPVCGKGFSQLGNMKEHEQNVHIKSEKYICNECGATFTRYKSLTKHQRTHTGERPYLCLTCGRRFSWSHSLSRHRRTHTHRQMTMDTSKDISSFEGPSENPSS, encoded by the exons ATGGGTCCAGACACTGCCTCTGTCCCCAAAACAGAATCTTCTGAGGAAA GTCCTGGAGAAGTGATCGTTAAGGTAATCTCAGAATCAGATTCCAATGATGCTTCAACCACCGCTGATCCCGGGAGCTCCAAACGGCTAGAGGGCAACGTATCTGACAAGTGTTACCCTTGCTCCATCTGTGGCAAGGTATTTGACAGACCATCGAAGCTAGAGAGGCATAAACCTGTACACACGAGGAAGCCTAAGACTCTTCATCAGTGTCAGCATTGTGATAAGAGTTTCACGCAACAAGAGAAGCTGATCCGACACCAGAATTGCCACAATAGGACTAACAAGCACCCCTGCCCCGACTGTGGAAAGGTTTTCAACAGGCCTTCAAAGTTAGAGAGACATAAGcgcacacactcaaaaaaacCAAAGGTGCCTCATCAATGTTCATACTGCATGAAGACATTCAGTAAACTTAACAAACTTGTCCGTCACAAACGAATGCACACCGGGGAGAAGCCTTTCACCTGCTCGGTCTGCGGAAAAGGATTCTCCGAGTCAGGGCACTGCAAAGCACATGAAAAGACGCACGAGGATCAACCAGAAAAACCTCACTGCTGTGCCAACTGTGGGATGTGTTTCTTCAAGGCCTCAGAGCTCCGTCGCCACTTCCGCTCTCATACGGGAGAGAAACCTTTCAGATGCACACTGTGCGAGAGCTGCTTCTCCCGCTCAGAGGGACTTAAAAGACACATGAGGAGCCACACAGGGGAAAGACCATACAAGTGCATTATCTGTGGAAAGGGATTTTATTCTCGACAGGATCTGAACATTCACGGACTGACCCACTCTGGAGAGAAACCACATCTTTGCCCAGTGTGCGGTAAAGGCTTCTCACAGTTGGGTAACATGAAagaacatgaacaaaatgttcacattaaGTCCGAGAAATATATTTGCAATGAATGTGGGGCAACCTTCACGCGGTACAAGTCACTGACAAAGCATCAGCGGACTCACACAGGAGAAAGACCCTATCTGTGCCTCACCTGTGGTCGCAGGTTTTCATGGAGCCATTCTCTTAGCAGACACcggaggacacacacacatagacagatgACTATGGACACATCCAAAGACATATCAAGTTTCGAAGGACCCTCTGAGAATCCTAGCAGTTGA
- the cfap52 gene encoding cilia- and flagella-associated protein 52, which produces MALDTHGVPQLELEAVIGFNGHVFSGLRVHPDREHLVYPLGYTVVLRRIKDGKQEFLHGHTNNVSCISVSKSGSYIASGQVNFMGFKAAVIIWNYAQRTIYAQLLLHKAKVEALAFSPNDKYLVSLGGQDDGSIVVWNIETKQAICGSPASAHSAGHCLTVQYSNTNNNIFVSAGSGTLRVWELDLLNRKIKPTECQTGKLKRIVKCIEISEDDQLIFCGTTSGDIMKVNLKTGLLSDYGPVKTKYNLGVNVLRMLKSGNLLVGSGSGTFTLCSRTNFKSLKEVQLEKGVTSIALRGEGQQFFVGTEAAQMYRFSYEDFKAELISTSHNSSVKDVAICFGTSELFATCSEEDIRLWHIDKPKELLRITVPNMTCNSLDFMADGHSIISAWNDGKIRVFAPESGRLMLIIHNAHRMGVTAIAGTRNCKRIVSGGEEGQVRVWELRPHGHQLLEAMKEHKATVTCIKIKSDDKECVTASSDGSCIIWDIVRFVSLQMVIANTLFRTVCYHPEEYQIITSGTDRKIAYWDVYDGTAIRELEGSKSGAINGMHISQEGKHFVTGGDDKLLKVWDYMEGIVTHIGIAHGGSITSVKLCSNNSTLISTGADGAIVRWRFPHPSTS; this is translated from the exons atGGCTCTTGACACTCACGGTGTGCCTCAACTGGAACTGGAGGCTGTTATTGGGTTCAACG GGCATGTGTTTTCTGGCCTGAGGGTCCATCCAGACAGAGAGCACCTGGTCTACCCTCTGGGATACACAGTCGTTCTGAGGAGAATCAAAGATGGCAAGCAGGAGTTCCTTCACGGACACACAAACAACGTATCCTGTATTTCAGTGTCCAAAAGTGGATCATATATTGCCTCTGGACAAGTCAACTTTATGGGCTTTAAG GCTGCAGTAATTATCTGGAACTATGCACAGCGGACAATCTATgcccagctgctgctccacaaAGCAAAGGTAGAGGCGCTGGCCTTTTCTCCCAATGACAAGTACCTGGTGTCCCTCGGGGGTCAGGATGATGGCAG CATCGTGGTGTGGAATATTGAAACCAAGCAGGCCATCTGTGGGAGCCCAGCTTCAGCTCACAGTGCTGGCCACTGCCTCACTGTGCAGTACTCgaacacaaacaacaatatCTTTGTATCCGCTGGGAG CGGAACATTGCGAGTCTGGGAACTGGACCTCCTCAACAGAAAGATCAAGCCTACAGAGTGTCAGACAGGCAAGCTGAAAAGGATTGTGAAATGTATAGAG ATTTCAGAGGATGATCAGTTAATATTCTGTGGCACCACCAGTGGAGACATCATGAAAGTCAACTTGAAGACTGGGCTTCTGAGTGACTATGGTccagttaaaacaaaatacaacctG GGTGTCAATGTCCTAAGGATGCTGAAGTCTGGGAACTTGCTTGTAGGCTCTGGATCTGGCACTTTCACTCTGTGCTCCAGGACTAACTTCAAAAGTCTTAA GGAAGTCCAGCTGGAAAAGGGGGTGACCTCCATCGCTCTGAGAGGAGAGGGCCAGCAGTTCTTTGTTGGGACAGAGGCTGCTCAGATGTATCGCTTCAGTTATGAGGACTTCAAAGCTGAGCTCATTTCCACCAGCCACAACAGCAGTGTTAAGGACGTAGCCATATGTTT TGGGACATCTGAATTATTTGCAACCTGCTCAGAGGAGGATATCAGGTTGTGGCATATAGACAAGCCCAAAGAGCTGCTGCGCATCACTGTACCCAACATGACCTGCAATTCCCTGGACTTCATGGCTGACGGACACAGCATCATCAGTG CGTGGAATGACGGTAAGATTCGCGTGTTTGCGCCGGAAAGTGGTCGGCTTATGCTCATCATTCACAACGCGCACAGAATGGGTGTAACGGCCATCGCTGGCACCAGGAACTGCAAGAGGATCGTCAGTGGAGGGGAAGAGGGGCAG GTGCGTGTTTGGGAGCTACGTCCACATGGCCATCAGCTGCTGGAGGCCATGAAAGAGCACAAAGCCACTGTCACTTGTATCAAAATCAAGAGTGATGACAAAGAGTGTGTCACTGCCAGCTCTGACGGCTCCTGCATCATCTGGGACATAGT GCGGTTTGTGAGTCTTCAAATGGTGATCGCCAACACACTCTTCCGGACGGTGTGCTACCACCCAGAGGAATACCAGATCATCACCAGTGGCACTGACAGAAAG ATTGCCTACTGGGACGTGTATGACGGCACTGCCATCAGAGAACTGGAGGGCTCGAAGTCTGGGGCCATCAATGGCATGCACATCTCACAGGAAGGCAAACACTTTGTGACAG GAGGAGATGACAAGCTGTTGAAGGTGTGGGACTACATGGAAGGTATAGTGACCCACATAGGAATAGCTCACGGTGGCAGTATCACCAGTGTCAAGCTCTGCTCCAACAACAGCACCCTAATCAGCACCGGTGCAGATGGAGCCATCGTCCGCTGGAGGTTCCCTCACCCCTCTACCTCTTAA